One part of the Hydra vulgaris chromosome 01, alternate assembly HydraT2T_AEP genome encodes these proteins:
- the LOC105848048 gene encoding uncharacterized protein LOC105848048 isoform X2, with protein sequence MAVPADESFEDFFNCETLSDRILYIVEVEECPNSYNNYKSSHSELYRKEKKNQFSSEESISSEPKRAKISPTINNIEYEDDDTVDKELFEFTDTLSEQENLEEQDAPLVTIKQEECTEIGSVVPNNAASPFIVKNLELNIEPEFSVDDMIKSVNQSSEVTLQVLHKTMSGDMPLASGLQTPKQVNLFASRSSPCYVHSSVKTELIHDSNTECLLKPSKIEQPKSKRIIKETKVYVHSVILAAKSEFFKLLLSTSGMKETKEKDVRIEVDKDETENMMILLHCFYNKKTLDEHKLGTIFRVCSLAMKYCFDGLIDKCLDIYRLRAESSITDVEDINQIASMVSKIQTELQQHKDKCLKVMKSCWPLLLKSFYPLDECLEKTPLKFFQLHLQSMYWFLEPNVQARFNNDHGNLFVYAMQRWLKAHASFLSNEVFKNEIILFVEKLLNTVKLTDLTGDFLTNVMTYELSPFNIWPGYKNWYIKALQTFVYRYHSNGSTINEKPFPIIKRVRNLKFIRRENNTTDIFALRTPVILNGFEIGIYFRLGDDRRMYVICKCKNISINRAGFDKCSLTFNLQGTLKLHSHDNMFMEKFPSTCSQWLHEWFTFSYKQSSMCLQMYAVCKLSPAVYCLSKQTGFLCTFQMQQLK encoded by the exons cgtGCTAAAATCTCTCCAACcattaataatattgaatatgAAGATGATGATACTGTTGATAAAGAATTGTTTGAGTTTACTGATACACTAAGTGAGCAAGAAAATCTTGAAGAGCAAGATGCTCCATTGGTTACAATAAAACAAGAAGAATGCACTGAGATTGGATCTGTAGTACCAAACAATGCAGCATCACcgtttatagttaaaaatttagaGCTAAACATAGAGCCTGAGTTTTCAGTTGATGATATGATCAAATCTGTGAATCAGTCTTCAGAGGTGACCTTACAGGTTTTACATAAGACTATGTCTGGAGATATGCCACTTGCATCTGGTTTGCAAACGCCAaaacaagttaatttatttgcctCACGAAGTTCACCCTGTTATGTTCACAGTTCAGTGAAAACTGAACTTATACATGATTCTAATACTGAATGTTTGTTAAAACCATCAAAAATTGAACAACCAAAATCAAAGCGTATTATCAAAGAAACAAAAGTTTATGTTCATAGTGTCATTTTAGCTGctaaaagtgaattttttaaattattgttatcaaCTTCAGGAAtgaaagaaacaaaagaaaaagatgtTCGCATTGAG gTAGATAAAGATGAAACGGAAAATATGATGATCTTGcttcattgtttttataataaaaaaacattagatgaGCACAAACTTGGTACAATATTTCGTGTCTGTTCTCTGGCAATGAAGTACTGTTTCGACGGTCTTATTGATAAATGCTTAGACATTTATAGACTTAGAGCTGAATCATCGATAACAGATGTCGAAGATATTAATCAGATTGCTTCAATGGTgtcaaaaatacaaactgaGCTTCAACAACATAAAGATAAATGTTTAAAGGTCATGAAATCGTGTTGGCCGTTActcctaaaaagtttttatcctTTAGATGAATGCTTAGAAAAAacacctttaaaattttttcaactacATTTGCAATCAATGTATTGGTTCTTAGAACCTAATGTTCAAGCGAGGTTCAATAACGACCACGGGAATCTTTTTGTATATGCCATGCAACGTTGGTTAAAAGCCCACGCtagttttttaagtaatgaagtttttaaaaatgaaataatccTATTTGTTGAAAAGCTTCTAAACACTGTAAAACTTACTGATCTTACCGGTGACTTTCTTACAAACGTAATGACATATGAACTATCTCCGTTCAACATATGGCCTGGGTACAAAAATTGGTACATAAAAGCGTTGCAAACATTTGTTTACCGATACCATTCAAACGGAAGTACGATAAATGAAAAACCGTTTCCAATTATCAAGAGAGTTCGCAACTTGAAATTTATCCGACGTGAAAATAATACTACAGACATATTCGCATTACGAACGCCTGTTATTTTAAACGGGTTTGAAATTGGTATATACTTCCGTCTGGGAGACGATAGGAGAATGTATGTGATATGCAAGTGTAAAAACATCAGTATTAACCGTGCAGGTTTTGATAAGTGTTCGCTAACCTTCAATTTGCAAGGGACGCTAAAACTTCATTCACATGACAATATGTTTATGGAGAAGTTTCCTTCGACCTGTAGTCAATGGCTTCATGAATGGTTTACTTTTTCTTACAAACAGAGTTCAATGTGTTTACAAATGTACGCAGTTTGTAAACTTAGTCCAGCAGTTTATTGTCTTAGTAAACAAACTGGTTTTTTGTGTACATTTCAAATGCAACAATTAAAGTAG